The following coding sequences lie in one Rutidosis leptorrhynchoides isolate AG116_Rl617_1_P2 chromosome 6, CSIRO_AGI_Rlap_v1, whole genome shotgun sequence genomic window:
- the LOC139854398 gene encoding uncharacterized protein has product MTGDKSYNNAKRLEKASWPTRGQYFLITTLDAKKSNDVVSCTFLVNYKPAKVLFDSGTDMSYVFLQYAATLDYSLCDLDSPLQVEIADGRFSVGNGVYKNCVIDFGTEKFDIDLVPITLGEFFVVVGIDWLDHNRVNLDYHEKIVRVRTPTGGELIVYGEARNRPVPICTYARVRRLVSSGGMAYLAYVVDTRDEPPFIKSIRVVTEFEDVFPDELPGVLPVRQVEFRIELVPGANPIAKTPYHLALNEMHELLNQT; this is encoded by the coding sequence ATGACGGGTGATAAGAGCTATAACAACGCCAAGCGGTTAGAAAAGGCGTCGTGGCCCACGAGAGGCCAATATTTCTTGATAACTACCCTTGATGCTAAGAAGTCCAACGATGTGGTTTCatgtactttcttggttaattatAAACCCGCAAAGGTGTTATTTGATAGTGGTACCGATATGTCCTATGTTTTTTTACAATATGCGGCTACTTTAGATTATTCTTTATGTGATCTAGACTCTCCTTTACAAGTCGAGATCGCTGATGGTAGGTTCTCGGTGGGTAATGGGGTGTATAAaaattgtgttattgattttggaaccgAGAAGTTTGATATCGACTTGGTTCCTATTACATTGGGGGAATTTTTTGTCGTTGTgggtatagattggctcgatcataatagagttaATCTTGATTATCATGAGAAAATTGTAAGGGTAAGAACcccaactgggggagagctaatcgTGTATGGTGAAGCTCGAAACCGTCCCGTGCCTATTTGTACTTATGCTCGGGTGCGTCGACTGGTGTCTAGCGGAGGTATGGCTTATCTAGCCTATGtggttgatactcgagatgagccaccttTCATTAAATCTATTCGTGTTGTTactgagtttgaagatgtttttcctgatgaattaccgggtgttttgCCGGTAAGACAAGTGgagtttcgcatcgagttggttccgggggcgaaTCCCATTGCCAAAACTCCCTATCATTTGGCACTAAACGAGATGCATGAATTGTTGAACCAAACCTAA